A portion of the bacterium genome contains these proteins:
- a CDS encoding M50 family metallopeptidase: MTIILALLALELMILVHELGHLIVAKRAGIAVHAFAMGFGPRLFAVTRGETTYSLNLLPIGGFVNMAGEDAESPDVPANRTFRGQSVLWRLAIVLAGPVMNFVLAVVLLAVVAVTYGIPLRVNAQVGTVLPNYPAAQAGLRAGDRIISIDGRPMQDGQQMIDLIHRSAKRTLAILVQRGSARFIVHVPTRYDAKQQVWVTGFSPTVVRGRLDPARAVWWGAGTTFRDAVTYLAAIGNLIRTGRLLGELSGPLTAVNVLGQAAHAGGETFLYFTAFFSIIIGLFNLFPLPALDGGRVVFLAVEGLRRRPVDPAREGYIHLVGLALLVCLIVALSVRDALHPVHLNLP; the protein is encoded by the coding sequence GTGACGATCATCCTGGCCTTGCTGGCTCTCGAGTTGATGATTCTGGTCCACGAGTTGGGCCACCTGATTGTGGCGAAGCGCGCCGGGATCGCGGTGCACGCCTTCGCCATGGGGTTCGGACCCCGGTTGTTCGCGGTCACGCGCGGGGAGACGACATACAGCCTCAACCTCCTGCCGATCGGCGGCTTCGTCAACATGGCCGGTGAGGACGCGGAGAGCCCCGACGTCCCGGCGAACCGCACGTTCCGCGGGCAATCGGTGCTCTGGCGGCTCGCGATCGTGCTGGCCGGCCCGGTCATGAACTTCGTGCTGGCCGTGGTGCTGCTCGCCGTGGTCGCGGTGACGTACGGCATTCCGCTGCGCGTGAACGCGCAGGTCGGCACGGTCCTCCCCAACTATCCGGCGGCGCAGGCCGGCCTGCGGGCGGGCGACCGGATCATCTCGATCGATGGACGGCCCATGCAGGACGGACAGCAGATGATCGACCTGATCCACCGCAGCGCGAAGCGGACGCTCGCCATCCTCGTGCAGCGCGGGTCGGCGCGGTTCATCGTCCACGTGCCGACCCGGTACGATGCGAAGCAGCAGGTCTGGGTGACGGGATTTTCGCCGACCGTGGTGCGCGGGCGGCTCGATCCCGCCCGGGCCGTCTGGTGGGGTGCCGGGACGACGTTCCGCGACGCGGTCACCTATCTTGCCGCGATTGGCAACCTGATTCGGACCGGCCGGCTGCTTGGAGAACTCAGCGGCCCACTCACGGCGGTCAACGTGCTCGGTCAGGCGGCGCACGCCGGCGGGGAGACCTTCCTGTACTTCACGGCGTTCTTCAGCATCATCATCGGTCTGTTCAACCTGTTTCCGCTCCCGGCGCTCGACGGCGGCCGGGTCGTGTTCCTGGCGGTCGAAGGCCTGCGACGGCGGCCGGTGGACCCGGCGCGCGAGGGCTACATCCACCTCGTGGGGCTGGCCCTGCTGGTGTGCCTGATCGTCGCGCTCAGCGTCCGTGACGCGCTGCACCCCGTGCATCTCAACCTGCCGTGA
- a CDS encoding FmdB family zinc ribbon protein, with amino-acid sequence MPIYEYRCTHCGHQFEVMHAVDGAPPRCERCGREVRRVFSPVGIIFKGPGFHVNDYRKTPAPSDGASKAAEKAPADGGKRDDGKVGSAASSDGAKSNPKPSKSASRSGGGGTVS; translated from the coding sequence TTGCCGATCTACGAATACCGCTGCACCCACTGCGGGCATCAATTCGAGGTGATGCACGCGGTCGACGGAGCGCCGCCGCGGTGCGAGCGGTGCGGCCGCGAGGTGCGGCGCGTGTTTTCCCCGGTCGGAATTATCTTCAAGGGTCCGGGATTTCACGTGAACGACTACCGGAAGACCCCCGCGCCGTCCGACGGCGCGAGCAAGGCAGCGGAGAAGGCGCCGGCCGACGGAGGCAAGCGCGATGACGGGAAGGTCGGCAGCGCCGCCTCGAGCGATGGGGCGAAGAGCAATCCTAAGCCATCGAAATCGGCATCGCGATCCGGTGGCGGCGGGACCGTGTCGTAG
- a CDS encoding methionine adenosyltransferase, whose protein sequence is MRDIKVETLPGVPVGDLQVEMVERKGVGHPDSICDAIMERVSVELSKEYLSQFGRILHHNIDKAFLVAGDAETRFGGGTIKEPMRLIFGDRATYGIDDRELPIREIAIRTAKHWIRENLRFVDPGGSDDQDGPHVTYQLELKPGSAELVDIFSRDTTGANDTSAAVGYWPMTETERLVRETEQYINSRTFKEDFPEAGEDVKVMGVRLGPELRLTAAVAFVDRFIEDEDQYFRRKDRLYESVMEFLRKRTTLERVTFDLNTLDEPGRGQNGVYLSVLGTSAESGDSGQVGRGNKVNGVIAINRPMGTEAAAGKNPVSHVGKIYSVFTHQVAQKVYEEVSGIREVYIWMVSQIGKPIDLPIAAAQVILAKGVRRSAAERKVRDVVDRELAGINVFCRDLAAGKYAVC, encoded by the coding sequence ATGCGTGACATCAAGGTCGAGACTCTGCCCGGGGTGCCCGTGGGCGACCTGCAGGTCGAGATGGTCGAGCGCAAGGGCGTGGGGCATCCCGACTCGATCTGCGACGCGATCATGGAGCGGGTGTCCGTGGAGCTGAGCAAGGAGTATCTCAGCCAGTTCGGCCGCATCCTCCACCACAACATCGACAAGGCCTTCCTCGTCGCCGGCGACGCCGAGACACGGTTCGGCGGCGGCACGATCAAGGAGCCGATGCGCCTCATTTTTGGCGATCGGGCCACGTACGGGATCGACGACCGGGAGCTGCCGATTCGCGAGATCGCGATTCGCACGGCGAAGCACTGGATCCGCGAGAATTTGAGATTCGTCGACCCGGGCGGTTCGGATGACCAGGACGGGCCGCACGTCACCTACCAGCTCGAGCTGAAGCCCGGGTCCGCCGAGCTCGTCGATATCTTCAGCCGCGACACCACGGGGGCCAACGACACGTCCGCGGCGGTCGGCTACTGGCCCATGACCGAAACCGAGCGCCTGGTGCGCGAGACGGAGCAGTACATCAACTCGCGGACGTTCAAGGAAGACTTCCCCGAAGCCGGCGAGGACGTCAAGGTCATGGGGGTACGGCTCGGGCCCGAGCTGCGCCTCACGGCCGCGGTGGCCTTCGTCGATCGGTTTATCGAGGACGAGGACCAATACTTCCGGCGCAAAGACCGGCTGTATGAGTCGGTGATGGAATTTCTTCGCAAGCGGACCACGCTCGAGCGCGTGACGTTCGACCTGAACACGCTGGACGAGCCGGGACGCGGGCAGAACGGCGTGTACCTATCCGTCCTCGGCACCTCCGCGGAGTCGGGGGACAGCGGCCAGGTCGGCCGCGGCAACAAGGTGAACGGCGTGATCGCCATTAACCGGCCGATGGGCACCGAGGCCGCCGCGGGGAAGAACCCCGTCTCGCACGTCGGCAAGATCTACTCCGTGTTTACGCACCAGGTCGCGCAGAAAGTGTACGAGGAAGTGTCCGGCATTCGCGAAGTCTACATTTGGATGGTCAGTCAGATCGGCAAGCCCATCGACCTGCCCATCGCCGCGGCACAGGTCATCCTCGCGAAGGGTGTGCGCCGCAGCGCGGCGGAGCGCAAGGTTCGCGATGTCGTCGACCGCGAACTGGCCGGGATCAACGTCTTTTGCCGCGACCTCGCGGCCGGTAAATACGCGGTGTGCTAG